Genomic window (Streptomyces cadmiisoli):
CGCCGCACGCCGCTCACTGCGTGACACCTGAAGGACCGCCTTTCCGGACACCCGGCGCCCGTGGAGAGCTTCGGCGGCCTCGGCAAAGCGGTCCCAGGAGCCCTGCCAGCCGATCTCGACCGAGAGGGCACCCTCAGCGGCCAGCGCGGCGAGAACAGCCAGGTCCGGGCCGGCATCGCCCTCGATGACGAAGGACGTCAGCGACTTGGCCGGACCGATGGTCGCGTACGGCGGGAAGACCGCCGGCTCTCCGGAAGTCCAGCCGACGCTCTGCACACTGCCCCCGGGGACGAGCAGACTCCATGCCGCGACCAGTCGAGGGCCGCCGACGCTGTCGATGACGACATCGACGGGTTGCTCAAGTCCGTCCAGGCCGATCAGCACCTCGTCGGCGCCGATGTCGACCAGCCCTGCCCCGCGGGACGTCGAGCCCACGGACGCGATCACGTGGGCACCCGCCCGTGCCGCCAACTGGACGGCGAACCGGCCTACCCCGCCGGAGGCACCGGTGATCAACACTCGCTTGTCCGCCCCGAGCCCGGCGGCGCGCAGCGAGCGCAGCGCGGCCACTCCGGCAACCGGCAGCGCGACCGCCTTCGCCAGGTCCAAACCCTCGGGCACCTCGGCAAGCCCACCCACACCGATCGCGACGCGCTCAGCGAACGCCCCCGAGGCCAGGGCCACAACTCGGGTGCCCACCGCCGGGCCGGTTCCATCCGGGGCAGCCTGCACCACCACCCCGGCGGCATCCGATCCAAGCACCGCTCCCACGGGCACCCGACCGGAGCGAGCGTCGTTGAGGTCTCCGTGGTTCAGGGAGTTATGGGACACGTCCACCAGGACCTGGCCCGGTCCGGGCACGGGGTCGGGAACCTCGGCGAGGCGGACAGCGGCGGGTGCGGACGGATCGACGACGAGAGCACGAACGGACATGCTGTCCCCCTTGGTGCACGACCTGCAACAGCACCCATCATCGGTAACCTTGCTGCCACGCGGAAGGAGGCACATCCATGTCACGCAGTCACACTCATGTTGCGGATGCAGTGAGGGACGAAGCCTGCCCGGTCACCGAGGTACTCGACCGCGTGGCCGGGAAGTGGAGCATCGGGATCCTGATCGCCGCCGCCCACGGCCCGGTCCGCTTCACCGAACTCGAACGCGCCATCAACGGCATCAGCCGGCGCATGCTCACCCTCAACCTGCGTCGGCTGGAGCGGGACGGTCTGCTCATCCGCACCGTCCATCCGGCCGTGCCGCCCAAGGTCGAGTACAGCCTCACGCCCATGGCCCGAGAACTCCACACCTCGCTGACCGGACTGGTGGGCTGGGCCGAGCGCCACCGGTCCGCCGTCGCCGAGGCCCGCGCCGCCTACGACACCGCGGCGAAGCAGAAACCTGACACCGACTGAACCAGCCCGGACCGGATCCCGAGCCCCCAGCCATCAGCCTCTGCCCAGCAGGACACACACGACACCAAGTTCCAGAAGGACCTGACGGAGCACCAGAGGGAAGCGGGGGAAGTAGTGGCGGAATGCAGCAGGTCTCCGGGGGCGGCAAGCGCACTCCTGCTGGTGGCAGTCGTGGTCACCGGCTGTGCCGTCAGTCCCGTCGCCGACGTGAAGGCCGAGGCTTCAAAAGCCCTCGAGATACACACCGACACCGAACCGCTGGCCGAGCGCCTGCCGAAGCTCGGCCGGATCGTCTCGGCACACTGGCAGCAGGAGACTCCCGGCGGGGACAGCCGAGTTCCCGGGCCTACGGACTATCGCGTCAGCGCCCTCATGCGGCTCGCCCCCGGTTCGGTGGCCGACCTGACGGCGTCCACGCAGATGCAGCCGGCGACCGTCGGAACCGCGCCCCAAGGCATCTCCATACCGGCCGCACTCTCCGAGTTCGCACCGCCGGGCGCGCAGTGGGTCCACAGCGGAGTCCTCGACAAGAGCTTGGTGCGCGCCGACTCCGCACAGCTCTGCTTCGACCCGGCCTCGGACACCGTCTACCTCTCTGCCACCAATGTGGACCGGCCGATGGACGTCACGGTCCCGGCCGGTCCGGACGGCAATTAGGACTTGTCGCCGAGGCCGTTCGTCAGGCGACGTGCATCCCCGACCACGACTCGGGTGTGGCCCGGCTGCCGGGTCCCGTTGCCGGGACCCGGCCCGTGCCTCTACGGCTTGGTAGCCCGTAGATGCCGTCGCTCGGCCAGTTCGTCCGCGCTGACCAAGGTCAGAATCGGGGTACCCGGAGGCGCGAACATGGTCAACACCAGCTGGGACTGCGCGTCCGGAAGATTGTTGGCGCCCTGATAGTGGATCACATCGCCTCCGGGCTCGAAGAGAACGTCGCCGGCCTTGAGGACCCGGGGCAGTTGTCCCTCGAGCTCGAAGAGGATCTCGCCCTCGCTGACATAGCCGAAGATCGGCCCAGGGTGGCGGTGCGGCGGCGCGCCGGGATCACCGGGGGAAAGGGTGACGCGGATGCTCCTGGCCTCGGCATCAGCTGGAATCATCGCCGTTGCTTCCGGCCGGGTCGCGATCAGCTCAACACCAGGAGGTAGTTTTGCGTGCTCTGCGCTCATGTGTTCCTCCTCATAAGGACTACTCGCAGTAGAGACCGGACGGCCTCCCCGTCTGTGACAGGTCCACACCGACAACACGCGCCGCGCTGTGCCGCACTGGTGACGGGCAACCCCCTTGTATTCGGGTGGTGCCCGTGTCACAAAGCGCTGCCGGACCCTGTCTAGCTCTATGACGCGGACACGACTCGCCTTGAGCGCGGTTTGACGGAGCGTCAGCAGAATCGGGGATCGCCCGAACGCTCGGCCCGTGCCGGGTGCACACACCAACAGGAGCCCAGGTGCGCAGAGAGCTCATCTTCGCCACCCTCGCCGCCGCTGCGGTGAGTGGTGCGGCAGCGGCGCTGTACGCGGTGGCGTCGGACAGCACCGACCGGGACACCGGCACACCGCCCGGTGGGGACCTGCGGGTCGGCGGCGTTTGCTCGGCCGACTTCACGTTCTCCACCGAGGTCTCCTGCGGCCTGGTGGGCTTCGGTGACGTCCGCTTCCACTGCCGCGACGACGCAGACGCCGCACCCTGCCCCAGAACCCGGTCTGTCACGCTCGAGAACACGGGCAGCACCCGTGTCCGACTGGTCACGATCAGCGGTTCACGACCGGGCGAGCGGCACGAAGCGGTGTCGCAATCCCTGTTCCCTGGCGCCCGCACGATCGTCGACCCCCACGCAGGCGACACCTACCTCTACGACATCGTCCTGCGCACCCCCGGCGGCAGCGCGCGCGTGGAGATCACCGCCGTCTCATGACTGGGCGCCTTCCCCGTGCGGACGCCCGACCGGCATGAACACGAAGATCGCCGCCCACCCGCGCAACCTCACTCTCGCGACGTGACGAGAAGCCCCCGAACCAGGCCCTGACCAGCGAGAACACGCCCTGTGTGCGCGATGATCGCGCCGCCGGGGCCTCGGGCGTGGGCTGCGCGGCGTACCGGGAAGGGGCCGCGGCCCACGTTTCCTGCCGGGCAGCCGCCAGGGCGGCGCGCATCTCCACATCCAGTGGTCCAAGGTCCTTGTTGCGAGACCCGTGGTGTGAATGTGAGCCTGGAATCGGGATCACAGTCACCCTCGAGACAACTCGGTCCGTCCACCCAGAGAGCGACGAGGGACGCAAGATCGTTCGTACCGGGCGGATTTTGCGGAGGTGTGGTGCATGTCGGAGAGGAAATCAGCACACGGGGCCGGCGAGCACTCGTTGCCGCCCGAGGTCAAGGTGCTGCAGGACGTCAAGCCGCCCTTCCTGCCCGAGGGCGCCTCGGGCATGACCATTCTCGTCGAGTGGCCTCCCGGTCACCCTGGGGCCGCTCCGCACCGCCACTCGGGACCGGCGTTCGGCTACGTGATGGAGGGCGTCATCCGGTTCGAGCTGGAGGGTGAGCCGGAACGCGTGATCAAGGCGGGTGAGACGTTCTGGGAGCCGGGCGGGGACGTGATCCACTACCAGGACGGCAACGCCCTGTCGGACGCGCCGAGCACGTTCATCGTGACGATGCTGTGCGCGCCGGGCCAGCCGATGCTCATCTTCGTCGACGACGATGAGCTTGCGCAGCGAGCGCACTTGCGCGCCCCGCGTCCCACCACCTCGTCATAGCCGTTGCTACCAGGGTGGGCAGCATGAGCACGGCGGGTACGCAGCGAGGCCGGGCTTCACCTGACGCGCGACTCCCCGTCCGCGGACGGCACTGCCCCCCGGGTAGGGCGGCATGTGGATCTCAGGAGTTGATCGATCAGATCGGTGGTCTGCGCTGTCGCGGGATCCGTGCCGGCAACAAGCAAAGGAATCCACCATGAAGGTCGTAGTGATCGGCGGAACCGGGCTGATCGGCTCGAAGCTGGTCGGCCGACTGGCCGACCAGGGGCACGAGGCGATCGCGGCGTCGCCCAGCACCGGTGTGAACGCTTCGACAGGTGAGGGCCTGGCCGAGGTCCTTCAAGGAGCCTCGGTCGTCGTCGACGTGTCCAACGCGCCCTCCTGGGAGGAGGAGGCCGTCATGAGCTTCTTCCGCACCGGCACCACCAACCTGTTGAAGGCGGAGGCCGAGGCCGGTGTGCAGCATCATGTGGTCCTGTCCATCGTGGGCACTGAGCGGCTCCAGGAGAAGAACTCCTACATCCGGGCCAAGCACGTCCAGGAGAATCTGATCAAGACGTCCGGGATTCCGTATTCCATCGTCCGCGCCACGCAGTTCTTCGAGCTTCTGGGCATGCTGGCGGAAGCAGAGGCAAGGGACGACGGCGTGCACGTGGCCCCGGTGAAGATCCGGCCCATCCACGCCGACGACGTCGCCGCCGCCATCGCCTGCGTCGCGGTCGGCACGCCTGTCAACGGAACGATCGAGGTCGCCGGCCCCGAGGAGTTCCGGTTCGACGAACTCATCCGCGAGACCCTCTCCGCCAAGAATGACTCCCGCACGGTCGTTCCGGACCCCGGCGCAGGGTACTTCGGCGCCCCGCTGGAGGAGACCACGCTTCTGCCGGCCGCCGGCGCGGGCTTCGGGGAGAACCGGTACGCCGACTGGCTCGCGCAGCAGAAGTAGCTTCGTACGTGGCGATCATGACGCGTCCAGGGCAAGTTCGGCGTGCCGGAACGCGGGAGGCCCCGCCGACTTGGTGATCCTTTGTCGCGACAGTCCCCCATTCGCGTCATAGGAGCGTCATTCGCGGTCCCCAGCGCCGTCCCATGCCGGATGATGCTGCCTCGATCGCATCCATCTTGGGGGACACCATGCGCATCCGTGTCGCCGCAGCCACTCTCGTTGCCGTAGCCCTGCTCACGCTCACGGCCTGCCAACCTGCGGACGAGAACAGCTCCAGCAAGCCGGATTCAGCGAGCCAGGACACCAACGACCAGGCGCAGACGGACACCGAGACGTCCGACACCACCGACGCCGACGACACCGATCCCCGCGCCTCGGTCACCGGAACACTGCCCGATCTGAGGGGCAAGGACCTTCAGGCGGCCCAGGACGCCGCACAGGCCGCCGGCTTCTTCCTGCTCACCTCGTCCGACGCCACCGGCCAGGACCGCATGCAGATCCTCGACCGCAACTGGGTGGTCTGTTCCCAGACGCCGGGACCGGGCAAGCACCCGACGTCCACAACCGTCAACTTCGACTCGGTCAAGGACGGGGAGCCCTGCTGACCCAGCCTCGCCGACCGCCGAGACGGTCCGCAACGGCGGATCTCGCGCTGGTTCCGGCCGACCGGGATGTTCAGCCTGCCTCGGACGATCCCTCGTTCAACTCCCCCGGGTCCGTGGCCTGTCGGCCGTGCTCGGCGCGCGCGGTCTCCAACAGACGCCGCCAGGAGGTCACCGTCGGGCGGCGTCGCAGGAGCGCTCGCCGTTCCCGTTCGGTCATGCCGCCCCACACGCCGTGCTCGATACGCTGATCGAGGGCGTGGGCGAGGCATTCGGTGCGCACCGGGCAGCCGGTGCAGATGGCTTTGGCCCTGTTCTGGGCCGCGCCCACGGCGAACAGTTCGTCCGAATCAGCGGTTCTGCAGACCGCTTGCGTACCCCAGGTCTCCTGATCGTTGTTGACCACCCCGACGCCGTCCTCTCCCCGGTCCGGCCCGCCGCACTCCCCTGGGCGGGCGCAGTCCGCAAACGGTACGGCAACTACGCGGGGCAGGGGGCACCGTCATCCTGCGGCAAGCTCTTTCGGGTGAAAGGGCCTTGACGAGTGCGTCGGATCGCGGACGGGCTCGCTCGGCACGCTGACCGCCCCGTTCGTCCGCGCTCACGCGGGGGTTTCACCCCACGCCGACTGCGCAGGGCCGGGGCGAGTGGCGGCGTCGTGGAAGGCTCGGCGGACTCCGGCAATACCGTCGCCGACGCGCGTCGGATGGACTCGGTTGGTGAGCAGCACGGCGTAGCGCCCGGTGGGGGGATCCATCCACAGGCTCGTACCGGTGAAGCCGGTGTGCCCGTAGGAGTCGGGACCGAAGGCGTCGCCGACGGGAGATCCAGTCGGGTCCTGCCCTTGCCAGGCGAGGCAGCGCCGCAGTGCGAGACCGTCCGTGTGAGCGGCCGTCATCTGCGTGCAGGTGTCCGCGCTCAGCAGTCCACGACCGCCTGCGGCGAGCGCGGCGCCGAGCAATTCCATGTCCCTGAGCGTGGAGAACAGTCCCGCGTGCCCGCCCACACCGCCGAGTACGGCCGCGTTCTCGTCGTGGACCTCACCGACGATGAGCCGGTCGCGCCAGGGACAGTCCTCGGTGGCCACGGCCCGTGCGCGCCACCGTGCACCCGGGCGGAAGAAGGTGTGCTTCATTCCGAGCGGTTCGCAGACCAGGCGGTTCACCAGCGAGTCGAGGGGCTGTCCGCTGGCGGCCTCGGCGATCAGGCCGAGGACGATGAAGCCCTGCGAGGAGTACTCGACACGGGTGCCGGGCCGCGTGGTCACGGGAAGCAGGCGTACCGCGTCGAGCAGTGCCGAACGGGTGGGGTGGTCGCGGTACAGCGGCACCTGACCGGGGATGCCCGAGGTGTGGGTGAGGAGATGGCGTATCGTCAGGTCCTCTTTGTCGCCGCGGCGGTAGGTGGGCAGGTGCGTGCCGACGGTGTGGTCCAGGGTGATCACGCCGCGGTCCACCAGGGCCATGACGGCGAGTCCGACGATCGGTTTCGTCACCGACGCGAGGTCCCACAGGTCCGTGCCGTCCAGGTCCGGGCCGTTCCACGAGCGGGTTCCCGTCCAGCCGCGTTCCAGGGAGCCGTCCGCGTCGCCGACCGACCAGGCGGCGCCGGAGTAGATCCGGGCCTCGCGTCCGCGGGTGAGCACTCGGCGGGCGCCGCTCATTCCTGTTCACCCTTCGGCGCCGTGTGCATCAGGCTCAGCGAGGATGTCGGCGCGCCGAGGCCCGCGGAGACCGTGCGGGCGGCGGCGCGCACCATGGGCCCGAACACCTCCAGGCTGTCTGAGTCCATGGTGAATACCAGCCCGGAGACACCGATGGCGCCGACGACTTCGCCGTGGGCGTTCAGCACGGGTGCGGCCACCGACCGGACATCGGGCTCTTCGTACTCGTCCTCCACGGCGTATCCGCACAGCGCGGCCCGGGCCAGTTCGGCTCGCAGCGCGGCGGGCTCGGTGAGGGTGTGGGGTGTGCGGGCCACCAGGTCGGACGCGTGCAGCGCCGCGGAGGCTTCTTCCGGTGGCAGCGCGGAGAGCATGGCGAGCCCCACTCCGCTGGCGTACAGGGGCGAACGGCGGCCGGGCCGTGCGGCCATCCGGTACTCGCGGGCCGGTTCGGACTGCTCCAGGTACACCGCGTCGGCGTCGTGCCGGACGGCGTAGAACGCGATGTGGCCGGTGCGCCGTCGCAGGTCGTCGAGGACGGGGCGGGCGAGCGCGAGGGCGGTGCTGTCGCTCAGGGCCGCGGCCGCCAGGCCCAGCAGGCGCGGTCCGGCGCGGTAACTGCCACCTTCCGTGGGTTCGGCGAAGCCGTGTTCCGCCATGGTGCGCAGATGGCGGTGGACGGTGGGCTTGGTCAGTCCTGTCCGTCGGGCGATCTCGCCCAGGCGATGGGGGCCGCCGGGCTGGACGAGTGCTTCGAGCACCTCGATCGCCTTCTCGACGGGCCCCTTGGCGGGCTCTTGGTCGACCGATCGGGTGTTGACCGCTTTCACCATGTCGCTTAGCTTAACCCAACCGCATTCCATCTGACGGAACGGAGGTGTTGTTCAATGGAACAAATTCGTCTGGAGCGCACGGCGGACCGGAGTCTTCCGTCTCGGCGCGGCGTCCTGCGGACCGGTGGTCTGCTGCTCGGTGCGCTCACCGCTCCCGCACTGCTGAGCGGGTGCGGCCCCGCTGCGGCCGACGGCGCCGGAAACGTCCTGCGGGTCTCCCAGCCGGGGGACCCCACGACACTGGACCCGCACAAACAGGGCGACATGGTGTCGATGAACGTCCTGATCAACATGTTCGACACGCTCACCACACGAGGGCGGGACAACCAGCTGCACCCCCGTCTCGCCCTGTCGTGGAAGGCCATCGACGCGCGCACCTGGCGGTTCGCCATACGCCCGGGCGTCACCTTCCACAACGGCGAAGTGTGCGACGCACAAGCGGTGGCCTTCAGCATCAAGCGCCTGCTCGACCCCGCGACACAGTCACCGATCGTCGAACTGCGCTTCGTCGAGGACGTCACCGTCGCCGGCCGCCTCACCGTCGACGTGCACACGACCGTGCACGACCCGATCCTGCCGGCCAAGCTCTCGCTGTTCGGCGGTGTGATCGTCCCGCCCCGCCATCTCTCCGAGGTCGGCGACGACGGGTTCGCCGAACGCCCGGTCGGCACGGGCCCGTTCACCTTCGTCAGCTGGCAGCGCGACCACGAGCTGCG
Coding sequences:
- a CDS encoding zinc-binding dehydrogenase; the encoded protein is MSVRALVVDPSAPAAVRLAEVPDPVPGPGQVLVDVSHNSLNHGDLNDARSGRVPVGAVLGSDAAGVVVQAAPDGTGPAVGTRVVALASGAFAERVAIGVGGLAEVPEGLDLAKAVALPVAGVAALRSLRAAGLGADKRVLITGASGGVGRFAVQLAARAGAHVIASVGSTSRGAGLVDIGADEVLIGLDGLEQPVDVVIDSVGGPRLVAAWSLLVPGGSVQSVGWTSGEPAVFPPYATIGPAKSLTSFVIEGDAGPDLAVLAALAAEGALSVEIGWQGSWDRFAEAAEALHGRRVSGKAVLQVSRSERRAAAFPSQG
- a CDS encoding winged helix-turn-helix transcriptional regulator gives rise to the protein MSRSHTHVADAVRDEACPVTEVLDRVAGKWSIGILIAAAHGPVRFTELERAINGISRRMLTLNLRRLERDGLLIRTVHPAVPPKVEYSLTPMARELHTSLTGLVGWAERHRSAVAEARAAYDTAAKQKPDTD
- a CDS encoding cupin domain-containing protein; this translates as MSAEHAKLPPGVELIATRPEATAMIPADAEARSIRVTLSPGDPGAPPHRHPGPIFGYVSEGEILFELEGQLPRVLKAGDVLFEPGGDVIHYQGANNLPDAQSQLVLTMFAPPGTPILTLVSADELAERRHLRATKP
- a CDS encoding cupin domain-containing protein, which produces MSERKSAHGAGEHSLPPEVKVLQDVKPPFLPEGASGMTILVEWPPGHPGAAPHRHSGPAFGYVMEGVIRFELEGEPERVIKAGETFWEPGGDVIHYQDGNALSDAPSTFIVTMLCAPGQPMLIFVDDDELAQRAHLRAPRPTTSS
- a CDS encoding SDR family oxidoreductase; translation: MKVVVIGGTGLIGSKLVGRLADQGHEAIAASPSTGVNASTGEGLAEVLQGASVVVDVSNAPSWEEEAVMSFFRTGTTNLLKAEAEAGVQHHVVLSIVGTERLQEKNSYIRAKHVQENLIKTSGIPYSIVRATQFFELLGMLAEAEARDDGVHVAPVKIRPIHADDVAAAIACVAVGTPVNGTIEVAGPEEFRFDELIRETLSAKNDSRTVVPDPGAGYFGAPLEETTLLPAAGAGFGENRYADWLAQQK
- a CDS encoding WhiB family transcriptional regulator, with translation MVNNDQETWGTQAVCRTADSDELFAVGAAQNRAKAICTGCPVRTECLAHALDQRIEHGVWGGMTERERRALLRRRPTVTSWRRLLETARAEHGRQATDPGELNEGSSEAG
- a CDS encoding serine hydrolase domain-containing protein, coding for MSGARRVLTRGREARIYSGAAWSVGDADGSLERGWTGTRSWNGPDLDGTDLWDLASVTKPIVGLAVMALVDRGVITLDHTVGTHLPTYRRGDKEDLTIRHLLTHTSGIPGQVPLYRDHPTRSALLDAVRLLPVTTRPGTRVEYSSQGFIVLGLIAEAASGQPLDSLVNRLVCEPLGMKHTFFRPGARWRARAVATEDCPWRDRLIVGEVHDENAAVLGGVGGHAGLFSTLRDMELLGAALAAGGRGLLSADTCTQMTAAHTDGLALRRCLAWQGQDPTGSPVGDAFGPDSYGHTGFTGTSLWMDPPTGRYAVLLTNRVHPTRVGDGIAGVRRAFHDAATRPGPAQSAWGETPA
- a CDS encoding IclR family transcriptional regulator, which gives rise to MVKAVNTRSVDQEPAKGPVEKAIEVLEALVQPGGPHRLGEIARRTGLTKPTVHRHLRTMAEHGFAEPTEGGSYRAGPRLLGLAAAALSDSTALALARPVLDDLRRRTGHIAFYAVRHDADAVYLEQSEPAREYRMAARPGRRSPLYASGVGLAMLSALPPEEASAALHASDLVARTPHTLTEPAALRAELARAALCGYAVEDEYEEPDVRSVAAPVLNAHGEVVGAIGVSGLVFTMDSDSLEVFGPMVRAAARTVSAGLGAPTSSLSLMHTAPKGEQE